The following are encoded together in the Bos mutus isolate GX-2022 chromosome 3, NWIPB_WYAK_1.1, whole genome shotgun sequence genome:
- the NASP gene encoding nuclear autoantigenic sperm protein isoform X1, translating into MAAESTATAAITAELVSADKIEEDAPAPSTSADKVESLDVDSEAKKLLGLGQKHLVMGDIPAAVNAFQEAASLLGKKYGETANECGEAFFFYGKSLLELARMENGVLGNALEGVHVEEEEGEKTEEESLVENNDNIDEEAREELREQVYDAMGEKEAHKTEDKSLVKPEMDKEQETEMEKGGREDMDIGEPAEELQEKVKSAPDQLTETTEEGKGAAAPEGLSEAEVTSKKPDQEIPGAEEGKSVSETDVQEECREKGGQGEVIVSIEEKPKEASKEQPVVTLEKQGTPVEIEAVKPVDMGGDEPKEQVAASESEPGKALLEQLVGQELPSAEESPEVTTQAADASAAEAGSEVSEKPGGQDTVLPQDGAVNGLSAAGDHASTKPQTNAEGLIGTKDGSALEKVRAELVPSQETKLSVEESEAAGDGVETEVAQGATEQSPEDKVKIAAYEEAQDKEEQMKEGEETEGSEEEDKENDKAEETLNDSALENKSLQENEEEEIGNLELAWDMLDLAKIIFKRQDTKEAQLYAAQAHLKLGEVSVESENYLQAVEEFQACLNLQEQYLEAHDRLLAETHYQLGLAYGYNSQYDEAVAQFSKSIEVIEKRMAVLNEQMKEAEGSPTEYEKEIEELKELLPEIREKIEDAKESQRSGNVAELALKATLVESSTSGFTSSGGSSSVSMIASRKPTDGASSSNCVTDISHLVRKKRKPEEESPRKDDAKKAKQEPEVNGGSGDTISTGTEVAENMEEEAENKAESRAAVEGTVEAGATVESTAC; encoded by the exons aattgAAGAAGATGCCCCTGCTCCTTCTACTTCTGCAGATAAAGTGGAGAG TCTGGATGTGGATAGTGAAGCTAAGAAACTCTTGGGATTGGGACAGAAACATCTGGTAATGGGTGATATTCCTGCAGCTGTCAATGCCTTCCAGGAAGCAGCTAGTCTTTT AGGTAAGAAGTATGGAGAGACAGCTAATGAATGTGGAGAAGCCTTCTTTTTTTATGGGAAATCGCTTTTGGAGTTGGCAAG AATGGAGAATGGTGTGTTGGGAAATGCCCTGGAAGGTGTGCAtgtggaagaggaggaaggagaaaaaacagaagaagaatctCTGGTAGAAAATAATGATAACATAGATG AGGAAGCAAGGGAAGAGTTGAGAGAACAGGTTTATGACGCCATGGGAGAAAAAGAAGCCCACAAAACAGAAGACAAGTCTCTGGTAAAGCctgaaatggataaagaacaggAAACTGAAATGGAGAAGGGTGGAAGAGAAGATATGGATATCGGTGAGCCTGCAGAGGAACTACAGGAGAAAGTTAAATCAGCTCCAGATCAGTTAACTGAaaccactgaagaaggaaaaggagcagCGGCACCAGAAGGATTGAGTGAAGCTGAAGTCACTTCTAAGAAGCCAGATCAGGAAATACCGGGTGCTGAGGAAGGAAAATCAGTTTCTGAAACTGACGTCCAAGaagagtgcagagaaaaaggggGTCAGGGAGAAGTAATTGTGAGCATAGAGGAGAAACCAAAAGAAGCTTCAAAAGAACAACCTGTTGTGACTCTAGAAAAGCAGGGCACTCCAGTGGAGATAGAAGCAGTCAAGCCAGTGGATATGGGTGGGGATGAGCCAAAGGAGCAGGTAGCTGCCTCTGAAAGTGAACCAGGAAAGGCTCTTCTTGAGCAGTTGGTAGGACAAGAATTGCCTTCTGCCGAAGAGTCACCGGAGGTGACAACACAGGCTGCAGATGCCTCAGCTGCAGAAGCCGGATCAGAAGTCtctgagaagcctggagggcaggACACTGTTCTCCCTCAGGATGGTGCAGTCAATGGACTGTCAGCTGCAGGGGATCACGCCTCCACTAAACCACAGACTAATGCAGAAGGACTGATAGGAACAAAAGATGGCTCAGCACTAGAGAAGGTCAGGGCAGAGTTGGTTCCTAGCCAGGAGACTAAGCTGTCTGTAGAAGAGTCTGAGGCAGCCGGAGATGGGGTGGAGACTGAGGTGGCCCAGGGGGCTACTGAGCAATCCCCTGAAGACAAAGTTAAGATAGCTGCTTATGAAGAAGCACAAGACAAAGAAGAACAGATGAAAGAGGGTGAAG AAACCGAGGGCTCAGAAGAGGaggataaagaaaatgacaaGGCTGAAGAAACACTAAATGATTCAGCTCTTGAAAACAAG TCCCttcaagaaaatgaagaggaggagATTGGGAACCTAGAACTTGCCTGGGATATGCTGGATTTAgcaaagatcatttttaaaag GCAAGACACGAAGGAGGCTCAGCTTTATGCTGCACAGGCACATCTTAAACTTGGAGAAGTTAGTGTTGAATCTG AGAATTACCTCCAAGCTGTGGAGGAGTTCCAGGCTTGCCTAAACCTGCAGGAACAGTATTTGGAAGCCCATGATCGGCTCCTTGCAGAGACTCACTACCAGCTGGGCTTGGCCTATGGGTACAACTCTCAGTATGATGAAGCAGTAGCACAGTTCAGCAAATCTATTGAAGTCATTGAGAAGAGAATGG CTGTACTAAATGAGCAGATGAAGGAGGCTGAAGGATCACCTACTGAATATGAGAAAGAAATTGAGGAGCTGAAGGAGCTGCTCCCTGAAATTAGAGAGAAGATAGAAGATGCAAAGGAGTCCCAGCGTAGTGGGAATGTAGCTGAACTGGCTCTGAAAGCAACTCTG GTGGAGAGCTCTACTTCAGGTTTCACTTCTAGTGGAGGAAGCTCTTCAGTTTCCATG ATTGCAAGTAGAAAGCCAACAGATGGTGCTTCCTCATCAAATTGTGTTACTGATATTTCCCACCTTGTCAGAAAGAAG AGGAAACCAGAGGAAGAGAGCCCCCGGAAAGATGATGCAAAGAAAGCCAAACAAGAGCCAGAGGTGAATGGAGGCAGTGGGGACACTATTTCCACTGGAACCGAAGTTGCTGAAAacatggaggaggag GCTGAGAATAAAGCTGAAAGCCGGGCAGCAGTGGAGGGGACAGTGGAGGCCGGAGCTACAGTTGAAAGCACTGCATGCTAA
- the NASP gene encoding nuclear autoantigenic sperm protein isoform X3 — MAAESTATAAITAELVSADKIEEDAPAPSTSADKVESLDVDSEAKKLLGLGQKHLVMGDIPAAVNAFQEAASLLGKKYGETANECGEAFFFYGKSLLELARMENGVLGNALEGVHVEEEEGEKTEEESLVENNDNIDETEGSEEEDKENDKAEETLNDSALENKSLQENEEEEIGNLELAWDMLDLAKIIFKRQDTKEAQLYAAQAHLKLGEVSVESENYLQAVEEFQACLNLQEQYLEAHDRLLAETHYQLGLAYGYNSQYDEAVAQFSKSIEVIEKRMAVLNEQMKEAEGSPTEYEKEIEELKELLPEIREKIEDAKESQRSGNVAELALKATLVESSTSGFTSSGGSSSVSMIASRKPTDGASSSNCVTDISHLVRKKRKPEEESPRKDDAKKAKQEPEVNGGSGDTISTGTEVAENMEEEAENKAESRAAVEGTVEAGATVESTAC, encoded by the exons aattgAAGAAGATGCCCCTGCTCCTTCTACTTCTGCAGATAAAGTGGAGAG TCTGGATGTGGATAGTGAAGCTAAGAAACTCTTGGGATTGGGACAGAAACATCTGGTAATGGGTGATATTCCTGCAGCTGTCAATGCCTTCCAGGAAGCAGCTAGTCTTTT AGGTAAGAAGTATGGAGAGACAGCTAATGAATGTGGAGAAGCCTTCTTTTTTTATGGGAAATCGCTTTTGGAGTTGGCAAG AATGGAGAATGGTGTGTTGGGAAATGCCCTGGAAGGTGTGCAtgtggaagaggaggaaggagaaaaaacagaagaagaatctCTGGTAGAAAATAATGATAACATAGATG AAACCGAGGGCTCAGAAGAGGaggataaagaaaatgacaaGGCTGAAGAAACACTAAATGATTCAGCTCTTGAAAACAAG TCCCttcaagaaaatgaagaggaggagATTGGGAACCTAGAACTTGCCTGGGATATGCTGGATTTAgcaaagatcatttttaaaag GCAAGACACGAAGGAGGCTCAGCTTTATGCTGCACAGGCACATCTTAAACTTGGAGAAGTTAGTGTTGAATCTG AGAATTACCTCCAAGCTGTGGAGGAGTTCCAGGCTTGCCTAAACCTGCAGGAACAGTATTTGGAAGCCCATGATCGGCTCCTTGCAGAGACTCACTACCAGCTGGGCTTGGCCTATGGGTACAACTCTCAGTATGATGAAGCAGTAGCACAGTTCAGCAAATCTATTGAAGTCATTGAGAAGAGAATGG CTGTACTAAATGAGCAGATGAAGGAGGCTGAAGGATCACCTACTGAATATGAGAAAGAAATTGAGGAGCTGAAGGAGCTGCTCCCTGAAATTAGAGAGAAGATAGAAGATGCAAAGGAGTCCCAGCGTAGTGGGAATGTAGCTGAACTGGCTCTGAAAGCAACTCTG GTGGAGAGCTCTACTTCAGGTTTCACTTCTAGTGGAGGAAGCTCTTCAGTTTCCATG ATTGCAAGTAGAAAGCCAACAGATGGTGCTTCCTCATCAAATTGTGTTACTGATATTTCCCACCTTGTCAGAAAGAAG AGGAAACCAGAGGAAGAGAGCCCCCGGAAAGATGATGCAAAGAAAGCCAAACAAGAGCCAGAGGTGAATGGAGGCAGTGGGGACACTATTTCCACTGGAACCGAAGTTGCTGAAAacatggaggaggag GCTGAGAATAAAGCTGAAAGCCGGGCAGCAGTGGAGGGGACAGTGGAGGCCGGAGCTACAGTTGAAAGCACTGCATGCTAA
- the NASP gene encoding nuclear autoantigenic sperm protein isoform X2: protein MAAESTATAAITAELVSADKIEEDAPAPSTSADKVESLDVDSEAKKLLGLGQKHLVMGDIPAAVNAFQEAASLLGKKYGETANECGEAFFFYGKSLLELARMENGVLGNALEGVHVEEEEGEKTEEESLVENNDNIDEEAREELREQVYDAMGEKEAHKTEDKSLVKPEMDKEQETEMEKGGREDMDIGEPAEELQEKVKSAPDQLTETTEEGKGAAAPEGLSEAEVTSKKPDQEIPGAEEGKSVSETDVQEECREKGGQGEVIVSIEEKPKEASKEQPVVTLEKQGTPVEIEAVKPVDMGGDEPKEQVAASESEPGKALLEQLVGQELPSAEESPEVTTQAADASAAEAGSEVSEKPGGQDTVLPQDGAVNGLSAAGDHASTKPQTNAEGLIGTKDGSALEKVRAELVPSQETKLSVEESEAAGDGVETEVAQGATEQSPEDKVKIAAYEEAQDKEEQMKEGEETEGSEEEDKENDKAEETLNDSALENKSLQENEEEEIGNLELAWDMLDLAKIIFKRQDTKEAQLYAAQAHLKLGEVSVESENYLQAVEEFQACLNLQEQYLEAHDRLLAETHYQLGLAYGYNSQYDEAVAQFSKSIEVIEKRMAVLNEQMKEAEGSPTEYEKEIEELKELLPEIREKIEDAKESQRSGNVAELALKATLVESSTSGFTSSGGSSSVSMIASRKPTDGASSSNCVTDISHLVRKKRKPEEESPRKDDAKKAKQEPEAENKAESRAAVEGTVEAGATVESTAC, encoded by the exons aattgAAGAAGATGCCCCTGCTCCTTCTACTTCTGCAGATAAAGTGGAGAG TCTGGATGTGGATAGTGAAGCTAAGAAACTCTTGGGATTGGGACAGAAACATCTGGTAATGGGTGATATTCCTGCAGCTGTCAATGCCTTCCAGGAAGCAGCTAGTCTTTT AGGTAAGAAGTATGGAGAGACAGCTAATGAATGTGGAGAAGCCTTCTTTTTTTATGGGAAATCGCTTTTGGAGTTGGCAAG AATGGAGAATGGTGTGTTGGGAAATGCCCTGGAAGGTGTGCAtgtggaagaggaggaaggagaaaaaacagaagaagaatctCTGGTAGAAAATAATGATAACATAGATG AGGAAGCAAGGGAAGAGTTGAGAGAACAGGTTTATGACGCCATGGGAGAAAAAGAAGCCCACAAAACAGAAGACAAGTCTCTGGTAAAGCctgaaatggataaagaacaggAAACTGAAATGGAGAAGGGTGGAAGAGAAGATATGGATATCGGTGAGCCTGCAGAGGAACTACAGGAGAAAGTTAAATCAGCTCCAGATCAGTTAACTGAaaccactgaagaaggaaaaggagcagCGGCACCAGAAGGATTGAGTGAAGCTGAAGTCACTTCTAAGAAGCCAGATCAGGAAATACCGGGTGCTGAGGAAGGAAAATCAGTTTCTGAAACTGACGTCCAAGaagagtgcagagaaaaaggggGTCAGGGAGAAGTAATTGTGAGCATAGAGGAGAAACCAAAAGAAGCTTCAAAAGAACAACCTGTTGTGACTCTAGAAAAGCAGGGCACTCCAGTGGAGATAGAAGCAGTCAAGCCAGTGGATATGGGTGGGGATGAGCCAAAGGAGCAGGTAGCTGCCTCTGAAAGTGAACCAGGAAAGGCTCTTCTTGAGCAGTTGGTAGGACAAGAATTGCCTTCTGCCGAAGAGTCACCGGAGGTGACAACACAGGCTGCAGATGCCTCAGCTGCAGAAGCCGGATCAGAAGTCtctgagaagcctggagggcaggACACTGTTCTCCCTCAGGATGGTGCAGTCAATGGACTGTCAGCTGCAGGGGATCACGCCTCCACTAAACCACAGACTAATGCAGAAGGACTGATAGGAACAAAAGATGGCTCAGCACTAGAGAAGGTCAGGGCAGAGTTGGTTCCTAGCCAGGAGACTAAGCTGTCTGTAGAAGAGTCTGAGGCAGCCGGAGATGGGGTGGAGACTGAGGTGGCCCAGGGGGCTACTGAGCAATCCCCTGAAGACAAAGTTAAGATAGCTGCTTATGAAGAAGCACAAGACAAAGAAGAACAGATGAAAGAGGGTGAAG AAACCGAGGGCTCAGAAGAGGaggataaagaaaatgacaaGGCTGAAGAAACACTAAATGATTCAGCTCTTGAAAACAAG TCCCttcaagaaaatgaagaggaggagATTGGGAACCTAGAACTTGCCTGGGATATGCTGGATTTAgcaaagatcatttttaaaag GCAAGACACGAAGGAGGCTCAGCTTTATGCTGCACAGGCACATCTTAAACTTGGAGAAGTTAGTGTTGAATCTG AGAATTACCTCCAAGCTGTGGAGGAGTTCCAGGCTTGCCTAAACCTGCAGGAACAGTATTTGGAAGCCCATGATCGGCTCCTTGCAGAGACTCACTACCAGCTGGGCTTGGCCTATGGGTACAACTCTCAGTATGATGAAGCAGTAGCACAGTTCAGCAAATCTATTGAAGTCATTGAGAAGAGAATGG CTGTACTAAATGAGCAGATGAAGGAGGCTGAAGGATCACCTACTGAATATGAGAAAGAAATTGAGGAGCTGAAGGAGCTGCTCCCTGAAATTAGAGAGAAGATAGAAGATGCAAAGGAGTCCCAGCGTAGTGGGAATGTAGCTGAACTGGCTCTGAAAGCAACTCTG GTGGAGAGCTCTACTTCAGGTTTCACTTCTAGTGGAGGAAGCTCTTCAGTTTCCATG ATTGCAAGTAGAAAGCCAACAGATGGTGCTTCCTCATCAAATTGTGTTACTGATATTTCCCACCTTGTCAGAAAGAAG AGGAAACCAGAGGAAGAGAGCCCCCGGAAAGATGATGCAAAGAAAGCCAAACAAGAGCCAGAG GCTGAGAATAAAGCTGAAAGCCGGGCAGCAGTGGAGGGGACAGTGGAGGCCGGAGCTACAGTTGAAAGCACTGCATGCTAA